One genomic segment of Magnetovibrio sp. PR-2 includes these proteins:
- a CDS encoding ABC-F family ATP-binding cassette domain-containing protein — MLHINDLTYRIGGRVLLDGATAHVPKGHKVGLVGRNGTGKSTLFKLISGEMSVDAGAVNLRPGARLGMVAQEAPSGPKSLIDTVLAADVERSQLLAESETVTDPHRIAEVHTRLADINAHAAPAKAARILSGLGFDEDAQQRPCSDFSGGWRMRVALAAVLFSNPDLLLLDEPTNHLDLEATLWLENYLASWQGTIIVISHDRTLLNTSVEEIIHLEEQRLTRYAGNYDFFEKTRRERLGQQAKHRTKQLAEQRRIQSFVDRFRAKATKARQAQSRLKMLEKMEPIATVIEDKTIAFTFPNPAPLSPPLVAMDDVALGYEPGKSILKDLDLRIDMDDRIALLGANGNGKSTMMKMLAGRLKPQDGKIIKSKKLEVGYFAQHQAEELPETETPFEYMQAKMEDMIESKVRGHLGRFGFEQSKADTPIQNLSGGEKARLLFANMSRTAPHIMLLDEPTNHLDVDAREALVEALNTYDGAVVLVSHDPHLVELVCDRLWLVDDGKCKQFDGDLDDYKCKLMEARRIKKDAAKENSGVTNGPRVDKKADRKARAEARAATAHLRKAVQKAEKEVTKLGAERSQIQEKLADPKLYDTPSDDLTKLQIQLGKIEKQLEDAEEAWLDAESALEKTAG, encoded by the coding sequence ATGTTGCATATTAATGACCTTACCTACCGCATTGGCGGGCGCGTTCTTTTGGACGGCGCCACGGCCCACGTGCCCAAGGGCCATAAAGTCGGTCTGGTGGGGCGCAATGGGACCGGAAAATCCACTCTTTTCAAGCTGATATCCGGCGAAATGAGTGTCGACGCCGGGGCCGTAAACCTGCGCCCCGGCGCGCGTTTGGGCATGGTCGCCCAAGAAGCCCCGTCGGGACCTAAGAGCCTGATCGACACGGTTTTGGCCGCAGATGTCGAGCGCTCCCAATTGCTGGCTGAATCCGAGACCGTCACCGACCCTCACCGCATTGCCGAGGTCCACACCCGCTTGGCCGATATCAACGCCCACGCCGCACCGGCCAAGGCCGCACGAATCCTGTCCGGTCTGGGTTTTGACGAAGATGCCCAACAGCGCCCGTGTTCGGACTTTTCCGGCGGTTGGCGCATGCGCGTGGCGCTGGCGGCTGTGCTGTTTTCCAATCCGGACCTGTTGTTGCTGGACGAACCCACCAACCACTTGGATTTGGAAGCCACATTGTGGCTGGAAAACTATCTGGCCAGCTGGCAAGGCACCATCATTGTGATTTCCCACGACCGCACGTTGCTCAACACGTCGGTGGAAGAAATCATCCATCTGGAAGAGCAGCGCCTGACCCGTTATGCCGGGAACTATGATTTCTTTGAAAAGACCCGCCGCGAACGGCTGGGCCAACAAGCCAAGCACCGCACGAAGCAACTGGCCGAGCAACGCCGCATCCAATCGTTCGTCGATCGTTTCCGTGCCAAGGCAACCAAGGCCCGCCAAGCGCAAAGCCGTCTGAAAATGCTGGAAAAGATGGAACCCATCGCCACTGTCATCGAAGACAAGACCATTGCCTTCACCTTCCCCAATCCAGCCCCCCTGTCCCCGCCCCTGGTGGCCATGGATGATGTGGCTTTGGGGTATGAGCCGGGAAAATCCATTCTGAAAGACTTGGACTTGCGCATCGATATGGACGACCGCATTGCCCTGTTGGGGGCCAACGGCAATGGCAAATCCACCATGATGAAAATGCTGGCCGGCCGGCTGAAGCCGCAGGACGGCAAAATCATCAAGTCGAAAAAGCTGGAAGTCGGCTACTTTGCCCAGCACCAAGCCGAAGAACTGCCCGAAACCGAGACGCCCTTCGAATACATGCAGGCGAAAATGGAAGACATGATCGAATCCAAGGTGCGCGGGCATTTGGGCCGCTTTGGCTTTGAACAGTCCAAGGCCGACACGCCGATCCAGAATCTATCGGGCGGCGAAAAGGCGCGCTTGTTGTTTGCCAACATGAGCCGCACAGCACCGCACATCATGCTGCTGGACGAACCGACCAACCACTTGGACGTCGATGCCCGTGAAGCCTTGGTCGAAGCGTTGAACACCTATGACGGGGCGGTGGTTCTGGTGAGCCACGATCCGCACTTGGTGGAGCTGGTGTGCGACCGCTTGTGGCTGGTGGACGATGGCAAGTGCAAGCAATTCGACGGCGATTTGGACGACTACAAGTGCAAACTCATGGAAGCCCGCCGCATCAAGAAGGACGCCGCCAAAGAAAACAGTGGCGTCACGAACGGCCCCCGCGTGGACAAAAAGGCTGACCGCAAAGCCCGCGCCGAAGCCCGCGCCGCCACCGCGCACCTGCGCAAAGCCGTACAAAAAGCGGAAAAAGAGGTCACAAAATTGGGGGCCGAACGGTCTCAAATTCAAGAAAAACTCGCCGATCCGAAGCTGTACGATACGCCGTCGGATGATCTCACAAAGTTACAAATCCAGCTGGGTAAGATCGAAAAACAGCTCGAAGACGCCGAAGAGGCTTGGTTAGATGCTGAAAGCGCATTGGAAAAGACGGCAGGTTAA
- the ndk gene encoding nucleoside-diphosphate kinase: protein MAVERTLSIIKPDATERNLTGKINSYIEEAGLRIIAQKRIRLTREQAEQFYSVHAERSFFGELVDFMISGPVVVQILEGENAIAKYREVMGATNPANADEGTIRKDFAIDVQNNSVHGSDAPETSAVETSFFFSGVEIAG, encoded by the coding sequence ATGGCTGTCGAACGCACACTGTCGATTATCAAACCGGACGCCACCGAGCGTAACTTGACCGGCAAGATCAACTCTTACATCGAAGAAGCAGGTCTGCGCATCATTGCACAGAAACGCATCCGTCTTACCCGCGAACAAGCTGAGCAGTTTTACTCTGTTCACGCTGAGCGTTCTTTCTTCGGCGAACTGGTGGATTTCATGATCTCCGGTCCCGTTGTTGTCCAAATCTTGGAAGGTGAAAATGCCATCGCGAAATACCGCGAAGTCATGGGCGCCACCAACCCGGCCAACGCCGACGAAGGCACGATCCGCAAGGACTTCGCCATTGACGTGCAGAACAACTCTGTTCACGGCTCCGATGCACCGGAAACGTCTGCTGTCGAAACGTCGTTCTTCTTCTCGGGTGTTGAAATCGCTGGCTAA
- a CDS encoding antibiotic biosynthesis monooxygenase family protein, translated as MIAVIFEVWPDENLKQKYLDIAAELRPRLEEIDGFISIERFESLNEPGKLLSLSFWRDEKAVQDWRTLEDHRAAQIKGRDGYFNNYQLRVAHVLRDYGLHERAEAPSDSQALLG; from the coding sequence ATGATTGCTGTCATCTTCGAAGTTTGGCCAGATGAAAATCTTAAACAAAAGTACTTAGATATCGCTGCCGAGCTGCGTCCGCGGCTTGAAGAAATCGACGGTTTTATTTCCATCGAGCGGTTCGAAAGCCTCAATGAGCCGGGCAAACTCTTGTCGCTTTCGTTTTGGCGCGATGAAAAGGCGGTTCAAGATTGGCGCACCCTGGAAGACCACCGTGCGGCGCAAATCAAAGGGCGTGACGGCTACTTCAACAACTACCAATTGCGCGTCGCCCACGTGCTGCGCGATTATGGATTACATGAGCGCGCCGAAGCGCCGAGTGATTCTCAGGCCCTCCTCGGTTAG
- a CDS encoding DNA-3-methyladenine glycosylase I produces the protein MEPFKDIYDRAAQRHGGAKALEAGMAELKTAKQLKAIPDDRWLADFTKRIFQAGFSWKVIDNKWPGFEEAFEGFDPVHCAYLSDEDVDKLLQNEAIVRNAQKIVSVRANAQFLNELAKEHGSASAFIADWPMDDFIGLMTVLKKRGSRLGGNTGPYALRMMGKDSFIISKDVTAALIHADVIDKNPTSQKALRAVQDAFNAWHAECGKPYAHISRMLGMSIDA, from the coding sequence ATGGAACCATTCAAAGACATCTACGACCGGGCCGCTCAACGCCATGGCGGGGCAAAAGCGTTGGAAGCGGGCATGGCCGAGCTGAAGACGGCGAAGCAGCTCAAGGCCATTCCCGACGACCGCTGGCTTGCGGACTTCACCAAACGCATTTTTCAGGCGGGCTTTAGCTGGAAAGTGATCGACAACAAATGGCCGGGCTTCGAAGAGGCCTTTGAAGGGTTCGATCCGGTACACTGTGCCTACTTATCCGATGAAGACGTCGACAAGCTGTTGCAAAACGAAGCCATCGTGCGCAATGCGCAAAAGATTGTCTCGGTCCGGGCCAACGCGCAGTTTTTAAACGAGCTTGCCAAAGAGCATGGCTCGGCGTCCGCGTTTATTGCGGACTGGCCTATGGATGACTTCATAGGGCTCATGACCGTGCTGAAAAAGCGCGGGTCGCGTCTGGGCGGAAACACGGGGCCCTATGCGTTGCGGATGATGGGCAAGGATAGCTTTATCATCTCCAAAGACGTCACGGCGGCTTTGATCCATGCAGACGTGATCGATAAAAACCCCACATCTCAAAAAGCCCTGCGCGCCGTGCAAGACGCTTTCAACGCCTGGCACGCCGAATGCGGCAAACCCTACGCCCACATCAGCCGGATGTTGGGGATGAGCATCGACGCTTAG